One Castanea sativa cultivar Marrone di Chiusa Pesio chromosome 4, ASM4071231v1 DNA window includes the following coding sequences:
- the LOC142631349 gene encoding NAC domain-containing protein 1-like — MAMEEKDIMGGLPPGFIFRPHQRDLVEYYLLRKVTGNPLPSNNPVKDIDVYGDPKVWTTLFHSSAIQTLYCYTKLTKKKKEKGKRVVRATEFGTWRAQKDVKVYDHSDSDEDDEEMRDGFNHKEQRHIGSKRTFTFVAKKGLFPNTRWTMHEYRLDGIYANTTNNDDFVLCQINKFKKQRGFARDNLHQEEDIATSENLEIPSLISEETNTPQTEVTIETPHLDFSDIDWTEVISMDSASHNMSPLNMEQEEDLEAWCNSLFA; from the exons ATGGCCATGGAGGAGAAGGACATCATGGGGGGGTTGCCACCGGGTTTCATCTTTCGCCCTCATCAAAGGGACTTGGTCGAGTACTACCTTCTCAGGAAGGTCACCGGTAATCCCTTGCCTTCAAATAATCCTGTGAAGGACATTGATGTGTACGGTGACCCCAAGGTCTGGACCACACTCTTTCACAGTTCTGCAATTCAAACCCTCTATTGTTACACTAAGCTTactaagaagaagaaggagaaagggAAAAGGGTTGTGAGAGCAACAGAATTTGGCACTTGGAGGGCTCAAAAAGATGTCAAGGTGTATGATCACAGTGAcagtgatgaggatgatgaagaGATGCGTGATGGGTTCAATCATAAAGAACAGAGACATATTGGTTCTAAGAGAACCTTCACCTTTGTTGCAAAGAAAGGACTTTTCCCTAATACAAGATGGACAATGCACGAGTATAGACTCGATGGAATCTACGCAAACACAACCAataat GATGATTTTGTGCTCTGCCAgattaataaattcaaaaaacagAGAGGGTTTGCAAGAGACAATTTACACCAGGAAGAGGACATTGCTACGTCTGAGAATCTGGAGATTCCATCATTGATTTCAGAAGAGACGAACACTCCTCAGACAGAGGTTACTATTGAGACACCACATTTGGATTTCAGTGATATTGATTGGACTGAAGTTATAAGCATGGATAGTGCATCACATAACATGTCACCGTTGAATATGGAGCAAGAGGAAGATCTTGAAGCTTGGTGTAATTCGTTATTTGCATAG
- the LOC142631348 gene encoding small ribosomal subunit protein mL103 (rPPR7)-like, which produces MSFRKIELPDKSSYSNILVGLCKFGTFETAPDVFGEMGRAGLVPTRSAVNFLIGELYSLSAKEGAVEKVSVKDVHRPFTILVPNVGANSGAVQPAVAVFWAAHEMGLLTSTFVIKQLIPELCGLGKMEESVKLLKLVEGRKLSCVEEGYSIVIQALCEHRLVEEASHLFGRMLSQGMEPKLVIYNSVISMLWKLGNLDDAKRFFEIMNKKRCLPDNFTYSALILAYGEARNWEDAYGLLIEILGLGLSPHFHTYSLVDKLVRDNAKLDLLFKLEWKLDSQILQKLCKAGELKAAYEKLKSLLEKGSYPPV; this is translated from the coding sequence ATGAGTTTTAGGAAAATCGAATTGCCAGATAAGTCTTCGTATAGTAATATTCTTGTTGGTTTATGTAAATTTGGTACGTTTGAGACTGCACCTGATGTTTTTGGTGAAATGGGTAGGGCTGGTTTAGTTCCTACTCGGTCTGCGGTGAACTTTCTTATTGGGGAGTTGTATTCATTGAGTGCAAAAGAGGGAGCTGTTGAGAAAGTTAGCGTGAAAGATGTTCATAGACCCTTTACAATTTTAGTTCCAAATGTGGGTGCCAACAGTGGTGCTGTACAGCCTGCAGTTGCAGTGTTTTGGGCAGCTCATGAGATGGGTTTATTAACTAGTACATTTGTTATAAAGCAGCTGATTCCAGAGCTTTGTGGATTGGGTAAAATGGAAGAATCTGTTAAGTTGTTGAAACTTGTTGAGGGAAGGAAGCTGAGTTGTGTGGAAGAAGGTTACTCTATTGTCATACAGGCATTGTGTGAACACCGATTGGTAGAGGAAGCCAGCCATTTGTTTGGGAGGATGCTCTCCCAGGGCATGGAGCCAAAGTTGGTTATTTACAATTCTGTTATTTCAATGCTATGGAAATTAGGGAATTTAGATGATGCTAAAAGGTTTTTTGAGATTATGAATAAGAAGAGATGCCTTCCAGATAATTTTACCTATTCGGCATTGATCCTTGCTTATGGTGAAGCTAGGAATTGGGAAGATGCTTATGGCTTATTGATTGAGATATTAGGATTGGGCTTATCTCCACATTTTCACACATATAGTTTAGTGGATAAACTTGTGAGGGATAATGCAAAGTTGGATTTGTTATTCAAATTGGAGTGGAAATTGGACTCTCAGATCTTGCAGAA